In Paractinoplanes brasiliensis, the following proteins share a genomic window:
- a CDS encoding phosphatase domain-containing protein gives MTADTLWAGGQSVASTPAGGHPPVVRMHRAARVEDALHEIVERRLRNRGWRPVITAYTGYGAPGWARVMARVVLTRGTQNRKTLEKVRGWRSFTSSPVNNAVVRIQIGDSITETRTDRSGYVDTRVKGDLEPGWRSARLFTEGAAPVEAPIRVVDPETRFGLISDIDDTVMVTALPRPLLAAWNTFVLDEHARMAVPGMAVLYERLITANAGAPVFYLSTGAWNVAPTLTRFLSRHLYPAGPLLLTDWGPTPDRWFRSGQEHKRNTLQRLSREFPNIRWLLIGDDGQHDQEIYSEFAHAHPDNVAAVAIRRLSPTQSVLAGAIPGPSGEAEAVGSGGKTWFSAPDGAGLWSLLRDTDVV, from the coding sequence ATGACCGCCGACACCTTATGGGCAGGGGGCCAGAGCGTGGCATCAACTCCGGCGGGCGGGCATCCGCCTGTAGTCCGGATGCACCGGGCCGCGCGGGTGGAGGACGCCCTCCACGAGATCGTCGAGCGCCGGCTGCGCAATCGGGGCTGGCGACCGGTGATCACGGCCTACACGGGTTACGGCGCGCCGGGCTGGGCGCGCGTGATGGCCCGTGTGGTGCTCACCCGCGGCACGCAGAATCGCAAGACGCTGGAGAAGGTCCGCGGCTGGCGCAGCTTCACCAGTTCGCCGGTGAACAACGCGGTCGTGCGGATCCAGATCGGCGACAGCATCACCGAGACGAGGACCGACCGCAGCGGTTACGTCGACACCCGGGTGAAGGGCGACCTGGAACCGGGCTGGCGCAGCGCGCGCCTGTTCACCGAGGGCGCGGCCCCGGTCGAGGCGCCGATCCGCGTGGTCGACCCGGAAACCCGCTTCGGACTGATCAGCGACATCGACGACACCGTCATGGTGACCGCGCTGCCGCGGCCGCTGCTGGCCGCGTGGAACACGTTCGTGCTCGACGAGCACGCGCGCATGGCGGTGCCGGGCATGGCCGTCCTCTACGAGCGGCTGATCACGGCGAACGCGGGCGCCCCGGTGTTCTACCTGTCGACCGGCGCGTGGAACGTGGCGCCCACGCTGACCCGTTTCCTGTCCCGGCATCTGTACCCGGCCGGCCCGCTGCTGCTCACCGACTGGGGGCCGACTCCCGACCGCTGGTTCCGCAGCGGCCAGGAGCACAAGCGCAACACGTTGCAGCGGCTGTCCCGGGAGTTCCCGAACATCCGCTGGCTGCTGATCGGCGACGACGGGCAGCACGACCAGGAGATCTATTCCGAGTTCGCGCACGCCCATCCGGACAACGTCGCCGCCGTCGCCATCCGCCGGTTGTCGCCCACCCAGTCGGTGCTGGCCGGCGCCATTCCCGGCCCCTCGGGCGAGGCGGAGGCGGTCGGCTCCGGCGGCAAGACGTGGTTCTCCGCTCCGGACGGGGCCGGTCTGTGGTCGCTACTCCGTGATACTGATGTCGTCTGA
- a CDS encoding EcsC family protein has protein sequence MANDTDVVEHDGDSSNAMVRFFQGLVVKVTEEGVGPITGSIPYAEARLSKVGPDERAPAVDADDESLRHQVSEEAIERVIDRLIKESVAASSTNGFVTGLGGFVTMPITVPANVAGALVINARLVGSVAYLRGYDISDPHVQTIVTLTTAGGTLGSALHGVGVKIGTKLTAQAIKAIPIAVIRKINARVGFMLLAKYGTHRSVLTLAKGIPIAGGLVGAGVDAALTALVGRAAKANFPAHI, from the coding sequence ATGGCCAACGACACCGATGTGGTCGAGCACGACGGGGACTCGTCCAACGCGATGGTTCGCTTCTTCCAGGGCCTGGTCGTGAAGGTCACCGAGGAGGGCGTCGGCCCGATCACCGGTTCGATCCCGTACGCCGAGGCCCGGCTGAGCAAAGTCGGCCCCGACGAGCGGGCCCCGGCCGTCGACGCCGACGACGAATCGCTGCGCCACCAGGTCAGCGAGGAGGCGATCGAAAGGGTCATCGACCGGCTGATCAAGGAGTCGGTGGCCGCCTCGTCGACCAACGGTTTCGTCACCGGCCTGGGCGGCTTCGTGACCATGCCGATCACCGTGCCGGCCAACGTCGCCGGCGCGCTGGTGATCAACGCCCGCCTCGTCGGTTCGGTTGCCTACCTGCGCGGCTACGACATCTCCGACCCGCACGTGCAGACCATCGTCACGCTCACCACAGCGGGCGGAACACTGGGCAGCGCCCTGCACGGCGTAGGCGTCAAGATCGGAACCAAGCTCACCGCCCAGGCGATCAAGGCGATCCCGATAGCCGTGATCCGCAAAATCAACGCGCGGGTGGGTTTCATGCTGCTGGCCAAGTACGGAACACACCGCTCGGTCCTCACCCTGGCCAAGGGCATCCCGATCGCGGGCGGCCTGGTCGGGGCCGGCGTCGACGCCGCGCTCACCGCCCTGGTCGGCAGGGCCGCCAAGGCCAACTTCCCGGCCCACATCTGA
- a CDS encoding class I SAM-dependent methyltransferase, whose amino-acid sequence MTDYRDLNRANWDDRAAAHAASEGYAVDRFAADPEHLSDVVRFDRPLLGDISGLRGVHLQCHIGTDTVSLARLGATMTGLDFSPKSLEQARRVAELAGVDVNFVQSDVYDAVAAVGGGYDLVYTGIGALCWLPDVKRWAATVAALLKPGGRLFIREGHPVLWALDYDRDDDVIALAYPYFEMPEGLVFEEGGTYVETQVEFEHNKTVEWNHGIGEIVTAVLEAGLAVTGLVEHTSVPWEALENGRMRDIGNGEWQLADRPERLPHTYTLQAVKRPV is encoded by the coding sequence GTGACCGACTATCGCGACCTGAATCGCGCCAACTGGGACGACCGCGCGGCCGCCCACGCCGCGTCTGAAGGCTATGCCGTCGACCGTTTCGCCGCCGACCCGGAACACCTCAGCGACGTCGTCCGGTTCGACCGGCCGCTGCTCGGCGACATCAGCGGCCTGCGCGGCGTCCACCTGCAATGCCACATCGGCACCGACACGGTCTCGCTCGCCCGCCTCGGCGCGACGATGACCGGCCTCGATTTCTCGCCCAAGTCGCTGGAACAGGCCCGGCGCGTCGCGGAATTGGCCGGGGTCGATGTGAATTTCGTGCAGTCGGATGTCTACGACGCGGTGGCCGCGGTCGGCGGCGGCTACGACCTCGTCTACACCGGAATCGGCGCGCTCTGCTGGCTGCCCGACGTCAAGCGCTGGGCCGCCACGGTCGCAGCGCTGCTCAAACCGGGTGGGCGCCTGTTCATCCGCGAGGGGCACCCGGTGCTGTGGGCCCTCGACTACGACCGCGACGACGACGTGATCGCGCTGGCGTACCCGTACTTCGAGATGCCCGAGGGTCTGGTCTTCGAGGAGGGCGGCACCTACGTCGAGACCCAGGTCGAGTTCGAGCACAACAAGACCGTGGAATGGAACCACGGCATCGGCGAGATCGTCACCGCCGTGCTGGAAGCGGGCCTGGCCGTCACCGGTCTCGTCGAGCACACGAGCGTGCCGTGGGAGGCACTCGAGAACGGCCGGATGCGCGACATCGGAAACGGCGAATGGCAGCTGGCCGACCGTCCCGAACGGTTGCCGCACACGTACACGCTGCAGGCGGTGAAGCGTCCCGTTTAG
- a CDS encoding ROK family protein, with the protein MRRANRSSLLTDLFHGGLQSRQQLAASTALSQASVSNLIGEMIEEGLVEEAGLVGSDGGRPRVLLRVRPSFRYVVGADVGETRVLVELYDLHMSRLAAVTLEHDDQPEQVAGRVLTGLREVIGQAGVAPADVLGFGVGVPGVVDRDGVVDSQSTGWDSVPLREMLRAGTEVPIFVENGAKTHGQAEMWFGAGRGARHAVIVMIGTGVGAAVVMDGRSYYRGANSNAGEWGHTTLIYDGDECRCGARGCLEAYIGAERIGRRLAAATGEAYGETLVHRCLELEAMPEPVRRVFEQTAGYLGAGLADLINLFSPERIVLGGDTGSVFGARFLPEIREAAARHALRRPYAQTSITLCELGTDAVAMGAATLPIAQLLAEGGLPGTTEPVLAFTPRQRRPARR; encoded by the coding sequence GTGCGCAGGGCGAACCGGTCCAGCCTGCTCACCGACCTCTTCCACGGCGGCCTGCAGAGCCGGCAGCAGCTCGCCGCGAGCACCGCGCTCAGCCAGGCCAGCGTCAGCAATCTGATCGGCGAGATGATCGAGGAGGGGCTGGTCGAGGAGGCCGGGCTGGTCGGCTCCGACGGGGGCCGTCCGCGCGTGCTGCTGCGGGTCAGACCCTCTTTCCGGTACGTGGTGGGCGCCGACGTGGGTGAGACGCGGGTGCTCGTCGAGCTGTACGACCTGCACATGTCCCGCCTGGCGGCGGTGACCCTGGAGCACGACGACCAGCCCGAGCAGGTCGCGGGACGGGTGCTGACCGGGTTGCGCGAGGTGATCGGGCAGGCCGGCGTCGCCCCGGCCGACGTGCTGGGGTTCGGCGTCGGCGTGCCCGGCGTGGTCGATCGGGACGGCGTGGTCGACTCGCAGTCCACGGGGTGGGACTCGGTTCCGCTGCGCGAGATGCTGCGGGCCGGAACCGAGGTGCCGATCTTCGTGGAGAACGGCGCGAAGACGCACGGGCAGGCCGAGATGTGGTTCGGCGCGGGCCGCGGCGCCCGGCACGCGGTCATTGTCATGATCGGTACGGGGGTGGGCGCGGCCGTGGTGATGGACGGGCGCAGCTACTACCGCGGGGCCAACAGCAACGCCGGCGAGTGGGGGCACACGACCCTGATCTACGACGGGGACGAGTGCCGGTGCGGGGCACGGGGCTGCCTGGAGGCGTACATCGGCGCCGAACGGATCGGGCGTCGTCTGGCGGCCGCGACCGGGGAGGCGTACGGGGAAACGCTTGTGCACCGCTGTCTGGAGCTGGAGGCGATGCCCGAGCCGGTGCGAAGGGTGTTCGAGCAGACGGCGGGGTATCTGGGCGCGGGGCTGGCCGACCTGATCAATCTGTTCAGCCCGGAGCGGATCGTGCTCGGCGGCGACACGGGATCGGTGTTCGGGGCGCGGTTCCTGCCCGAGATCCGGGAGGCTGCCGCCCGGCACGCGCTGCGCCGCCCGTACGCGCAAACGAGCATCACCCTGTGTGAACTGGGCACCGACGCCGTCGCTATGGGTGCGGCCACGCTGCCGATCGCGCAGTTGCTTGCCGAGGGTGGACTGCCCGGCACAACCGAGCCGGTGCTCGCCTTCACCCCACGGCAGCGCCGTCCGGCCCGCCGGTAG